One window from the genome of Crassostrea angulata isolate pt1a10 chromosome 2, ASM2561291v2, whole genome shotgun sequence encodes:
- the LOC128173813 gene encoding uncharacterized protein LOC128173813 isoform X1: MWPMGLLLSMLLVWVLVVFLEEDVLSHPIRLEEVQDLIGRNGVEADLQERDECLARYYVGDQLRAALIYKRSENLEELKKEYEKVMEMIKQKPKEKSKFWRYSRVIGGGVLVGGLAVAAAPFALSAAGFSTGGIVAGSLAARLMSMAAIANGGGVAAASTGGWIAAFQSAGAAGISASTNFLIGSTAGTLGGFFASRFGKRSTSKQGKFPDKSEGLPTGNRTRPTDNETSSDPSLEESRKTTDLFVDIKQSNSLPTSKTESCSSLDSTDQNQDEEYLSADFQNISLNADEAEQLYRQNQQLQEEKQCKICLDSEMDTLFEPCGHLCTCRSCASMLRVCPICRKHIKKLHQVYRS; encoded by the exons atgtggcccatgggcctcttgctTTCTATGCTTTTAGTGTGGGTGCTCGTAGTTTTTCTGGAAGAAGATGTGCTGAGTCATCCGATACGTCTGGAAGAGGTACAGGACTTGATTGGGCGTAATGGAGTCGAGGCTGATCTTCAGGAAAGGGATGAGTGCCTGGCCAGATATTATGTTGGGGACCAATTGCGCGCTGCTCTAATTTACAAACGATCAG AGAATCTTGAGGAGCTGAAAAAGGAATATGAGAAAGTAATGGAGATGATAAAACAGAAACCTAAAGAAAAGA GTAAATTTTGGCGTTACTCTAGGGTGATAGGTGGTGGTGTGTTGGTTGGTGGTTTGGCGGTGGCAGCAGCACCATTCGCCTTGTCTGCGGCAGGTTTCTCCACTGGTGGCATTGTGGCAGGTTCCCTTGCTGCGCGGTTGATGTCTATGGCCGCCATTGCAAATGGTGGTGGTGTGGCGGCAGCAAGTACCGGGGGGTGGATTGCGGCTTTTCAATCTGCTGGAGCTGCTGGGATATCAGCATCTACAAATTTTCTGATTGGCTCAACGGCTGGCACGTTGGGTGGTTTTTTTGCCTCTCGGTTTGGTAAAAGGAGTACTTCTAAGCAAG GAAAGTTCCCAGACAAATCGGAGGGGTTACCAACTGGAAATAGAACTCGCCCAACAGACAACGAGACCTCAAGTGATCCGTCTTTGGAAGAATCCAGGAAAACCACTGATTTATTTGTGGACATAAAACAATCTAATAGTCTTCCAACATCCAAGACAGAAAGTTGCTCTTCCCTGGACTCTACAGATCAAAACCAAGATGAAGAGTACTTGAGTGCTGACTTCCAAAACATTAGCTTGAATGCag ATGAAGCTGAGCAATTATATCGTCAGAACCAGCAACTTCAGGAAGAGAAGCAGTGTAAGATCTGCTTGGACAGTGAGATGGACACTTTGTTTGAACCCTGTGGTCACCTGTGTACCTGTAGATCCTGTGCAAGCATGTTACGAGTGTGTCCCATCTGTAGAAAACACATCAAAAAGCTACACCAAGTTTACAGGTCCTAG
- the LOC128173813 gene encoding uncharacterized protein LOC128173813 isoform X2, with translation MWVLVVFLEEDVLSHPIRLEEVQDLIGRNGVEADLQERDECLARYYVGDQLRAALIYKRSENLEELKKEYEKVMEMIKQKPKEKSKFWRYSRVIGGGVLVGGLAVAAAPFALSAAGFSTGGIVAGSLAARLMSMAAIANGGGVAAASTGGWIAAFQSAGAAGISASTNFLIGSTAGTLGGFFASRFGKRSTSKQGKFPDKSEGLPTGNRTRPTDNETSSDPSLEESRKTTDLFVDIKQSNSLPTSKTESCSSLDSTDQNQDEEYLSADFQNISLNADEAEQLYRQNQQLQEEKQCKICLDSEMDTLFEPCGHLCTCRSCASMLRVCPICRKHIKKLHQVYRS, from the exons A TGTGGGTGCTCGTAGTTTTTCTGGAAGAAGATGTGCTGAGTCATCCGATACGTCTGGAAGAGGTACAGGACTTGATTGGGCGTAATGGAGTCGAGGCTGATCTTCAGGAAAGGGATGAGTGCCTGGCCAGATATTATGTTGGGGACCAATTGCGCGCTGCTCTAATTTACAAACGATCAG AGAATCTTGAGGAGCTGAAAAAGGAATATGAGAAAGTAATGGAGATGATAAAACAGAAACCTAAAGAAAAGA GTAAATTTTGGCGTTACTCTAGGGTGATAGGTGGTGGTGTGTTGGTTGGTGGTTTGGCGGTGGCAGCAGCACCATTCGCCTTGTCTGCGGCAGGTTTCTCCACTGGTGGCATTGTGGCAGGTTCCCTTGCTGCGCGGTTGATGTCTATGGCCGCCATTGCAAATGGTGGTGGTGTGGCGGCAGCAAGTACCGGGGGGTGGATTGCGGCTTTTCAATCTGCTGGAGCTGCTGGGATATCAGCATCTACAAATTTTCTGATTGGCTCAACGGCTGGCACGTTGGGTGGTTTTTTTGCCTCTCGGTTTGGTAAAAGGAGTACTTCTAAGCAAG GAAAGTTCCCAGACAAATCGGAGGGGTTACCAACTGGAAATAGAACTCGCCCAACAGACAACGAGACCTCAAGTGATCCGTCTTTGGAAGAATCCAGGAAAACCACTGATTTATTTGTGGACATAAAACAATCTAATAGTCTTCCAACATCCAAGACAGAAAGTTGCTCTTCCCTGGACTCTACAGATCAAAACCAAGATGAAGAGTACTTGAGTGCTGACTTCCAAAACATTAGCTTGAATGCag ATGAAGCTGAGCAATTATATCGTCAGAACCAGCAACTTCAGGAAGAGAAGCAGTGTAAGATCTGCTTGGACAGTGAGATGGACACTTTGTTTGAACCCTGTGGTCACCTGTGTACCTGTAGATCCTGTGCAAGCATGTTACGAGTGTGTCCCATCTGTAGAAAACACATCAAAAAGCTACACCAAGTTTACAGGTCCTAG
- the LOC128173815 gene encoding uncharacterized protein LOC128173815 has protein sequence MSGDDGGKSDLQENDVCLDKASNEDGEIAKGSDFVEESCRNECEEKKEKRQAQTPVKKTVWVLVFFLEENKHSPPILLKKVQDKLGRTGMEADLKKHDFCMARYEVGGEMHEAFIVSQSDYKAELDKKYEKMVEMMKQVQEESNGNLWHYTKVIGGGVVAGGLAVAAAPLVLSVAGFTAGGIGVGSIAAQWMSWAAIANGGGVAAGGLFSALQSAGMAGISTATNLLIGTAAGTAGGALTKKLSDSEKPGSSEEAENKCKICLDSKMDTRLDPCGHLFTCGSCSSMLRVCPICRKPIQK, from the exons ATGTCAGGGGATGATGGAGGTAAATCTGATCTTCAGGAGAATGATGTTTGTTTGGACAAGGCCAGCAATGAAGACGGCGAGATAGCGAAAGGATCAG attttgtAGAGGAATCATGCCGAAATgaatgtgaagaaaaaaaagaaaagagacAGGCACAAACACCTGTAAAGAAAACAG TGTGGGTGCTGGTGTTCTTTTTGGAGGAAAATAAACACAGTCCCCCAATCCTTTTGAAAAAGGTACAGGACAAGCTGGGTCGTACTGGAATGGAAGCTGATCTTAAGAAACATGATTTCTGTATGGCCCGATATGAGGTGGGAGGCGAGATGCATGAAGCCTTTATAGTCAGTCAATCAG aTTATAAAGCGGAACTTGATAAGAAGTATGAAAAGATGGTGGAGATGATGAAACAAGTCCAGGAAGAGAGTAACG GCAATTTATGGCATTACACCAAGGTGATAGGTGGGGGTGTGGTGGCTGGTGGCCTTGCGGTAGCAGCGGCACCTCTTGTCTTATCTGTGGCAGGTTTTACCGCTGGTGGTATTGGGGTGGGATCAATTGCCGCACAGTGGATGTCTTGGGCAGCCATTGCTAATGGCGGTGGTGTGGCTGCTGGGGGGTTATTCAGTGCTTTACAATCAGCAGGGATGGCTGGGATATCCACTGCTACAAACCTTCTGATTGGTACTGCAGCAGGAACGGCAGGCGGTGCCCTAACCAAGAAACTCAGTGACAGTGAGAAACCAGGATCATCAGAAG AAGCTGAGAACAAGTGCAAGATCTGCTTGGACAGTAAAATGGACACTAGGCTTGATCCCTGTGGTCACCTATTTACCTGTGGatcttgttcaagcatgctACGAGTGTGTCCCATTTGTAGAAAACCTATTCAGAAGTGA